In a genomic window of Gloeocapsopsis dulcis:
- a CDS encoding pentapeptide repeat-containing protein, with protein MKLEIFATTALLSTVFLAAPVRAENPAHVRQLIETRECMGCNLAGANLNGAHLIGADLRDANLKGASLIDANLEGADLTGANLQEANLFKAFATDATMNEVDLTGANLQDAKLYKVDMDGATIAGADFRGAKLYGANLF; from the coding sequence ATGAAACTGGAGATTTTTGCTACTACAGCTTTACTTAGTACAGTATTCTTAGCAGCTCCGGTACGGGCAGAAAACCCAGCCCATGTACGCCAACTAATTGAAACAAGGGAGTGCATGGGATGCAATCTAGCAGGCGCTAATTTAAATGGCGCTCACTTAATTGGTGCTGACTTGAGAGACGCCAACTTAAAGGGAGCAAGTCTGATCGATGCTAACTTAGAAGGTGCAGACTTGACAGGCGCTAACTTACAAGAAGCTAATCTATTTAAAGCTTTTGCTACTGATGCAACTATGAATGAAGTTGACCTGACGGGTGCTAATCTTCAAGATGCAAAACTATATAAAGTTGATATGGATGGCGCAACTATTGCAGGAGCTGATTTTAGAGGAGCTAAGCTATATGGTGCTAATCTGTTTTAA
- a CDS encoding peptidoglycan-binding domain-containing protein yields the protein MWCRWSTTIAAVTFGVTAGLVSYEMTSVAQQRYYYTPGEFRVTLRGLGYDIPEEGPLTDEATRNAIRDFQQRYGLQADGIAGPETQSTAAELIRNLHGSLNLVVNPIPPLPRNQFYTTLTESAVEQFQEQANLETTGIANLETRIRLDQEARRILSGEEPTPTPTPTPTPETTPTPTPTPTPTPETTPTPTPTPTPTPETTPTPTPTPTPTPETTPTPTPTPTPTPTPTPETTPTPTPTPTPTPTPTPTPETTPTPTPTPTPETIPTPTPTPTPTP from the coding sequence ATGTGGTGTAGATGGAGCACAACGATCGCAGCTGTCACCTTCGGGGTAACAGCTGGCTTAGTCAGTTATGAAATGACTTCTGTTGCTCAGCAACGGTATTACTATACTCCAGGAGAATTTCGTGTTACGTTGCGAGGCTTAGGCTATGACATTCCAGAAGAAGGACCGTTAACTGATGAAGCTACTCGTAATGCAATTCGAGACTTTCAGCAACGATATGGCTTACAAGCTGATGGTATAGCCGGTCCAGAAACACAGAGTACAGCCGCTGAGCTGATAAGAAATCTGCATGGAAGTTTAAACTTAGTTGTCAATCCTATTCCTCCACTACCGCGAAACCAATTCTATACAACGCTCACCGAGTCAGCAGTTGAACAGTTCCAAGAACAAGCTAACCTGGAAACCACTGGAATTGCTAATTTAGAAACTCGTATCAGACTCGACCAAGAAGCTAGAAGGATTCTCAGCGGGGAAGAACCGACACCAACCCCAACCCCAACTCCAACCCCAGAAACCACACCAACCCCAACCCCAACTCCAACTCCAACCCCAGAAACCACACCAACCCCAACCCCAACTCCAACTCCAACCCCAGAAACTACACCAACCCCAACCCCAACCCCAACTCCAACCCCAGAAACCACACCAACCCCAACCCCAACACCGACTCCAACTCCAACTCCAACCCCAGAAACCACACCAACCCCAACCCCAACACCGACTCCAACACCGACTCCAACTCCAACCCCAGAAACCACACCAACACCGACTCCAACCCCAACCCCAGAAACCATACCGACCCCAACCCCAACACCGACTCCAACACCGTAA
- a CDS encoding SDH family Clp fold serine proteinase, with product MSFSFFDLFWVFLFLSSLQPVWQRRQTEARRIRALQEFERGRNSRIILLIHRQESLSLLGIPISRYISIEDSEQVLRAIRLTPPNVPIDLILHTPGGLVLATEQIARALIRHPAKVTVFIPHYAMSGGTMLALASDEIVMDANAVLGPVDPQLGNFPAASIIKVVEDKPVGDVDDQTLIMADLSRKAIAQVQRFVRTLLKDDIPEQKIAPENIEKIIDALTTGRVTHDYPVTVEEATEMGLPITVGLPRSIYNLMELYPQPQGGRPSVQYIPMPYGDRRPRLPSPQGRPLPDPAE from the coding sequence ATGAGCTTTAGTTTCTTTGACTTATTTTGGGTTTTCCTTTTTCTCTCTTCGCTGCAACCTGTATGGCAACGCCGTCAGACGGAAGCCCGCCGCATTCGCGCATTACAAGAATTTGAGCGTGGGCGTAATAGTAGAATTATCTTACTCATTCATCGGCAAGAGTCGCTGAGTTTACTTGGAATTCCGATCTCGCGTTACATCAGTATTGAAGATTCAGAACAAGTACTACGGGCAATTCGTCTGACTCCACCGAATGTACCAATCGATTTGATTTTACACACGCCTGGGGGATTAGTTTTAGCAACTGAACAAATCGCTAGAGCCTTGATTCGCCACCCCGCCAAAGTAACTGTCTTCATCCCGCACTATGCTATGAGTGGCGGTACAATGTTAGCACTAGCATCCGATGAAATTGTCATGGATGCCAACGCGGTTTTAGGACCTGTTGACCCTCAACTGGGTAACTTTCCAGCAGCAAGCATTATCAAAGTAGTAGAAGATAAGCCAGTTGGCGATGTAGACGATCAAACCTTGATCATGGCAGATTTATCGCGTAAAGCGATCGCGCAAGTACAACGCTTTGTGCGTACGTTGTTAAAAGACGATATCCCAGAACAAAAAATTGCACCAGAAAACATTGAGAAAATCATCGATGCTTTAACCACTGGGCGAGTGACCCACGATTATCCTGTTACGGTTGAAGAAGCAACAGAAATGGGGCTACCCATTACAGTAGGTTTGCCCCGTTCAATTTATAACTTGATGGAGTTGTATCCACAACCACAGGGCGGGCGTCCTAGCGTACAGTATATACCCATGCCCTATGGCGATCGCCGTCCTAGGCTACCCAGTCCTCAAGGAAGACCATTACCCGATCCAGCAGAGTAA
- a CDS encoding type II toxin-antitoxin system PrlF family antitoxin produces the protein MAVTPAPCSESTLTDRYQTTVPEPVRKALGLNKRDKICYTIQPDGQVVISRVDKTESDPILGQFLNFLARDLEKNPQHLQAISSDLVSRVQSLVAEVDLDLDAPLSDEDE, from the coding sequence ATGGCTGTAACACCAGCCCCTTGCTCAGAATCTACTCTTACTGATCGTTATCAGACTACAGTCCCTGAACCCGTTCGCAAAGCTCTTGGGTTGAATAAGCGTGATAAAATCTGCTATACTATCCAGCCTGACGGTCAAGTAGTGATTTCTCGCGTAGACAAGACAGAGAGCGATCCGATACTGGGGCAGTTTCTGAATTTTCTTGCACGAGATCTCGAAAAGAATCCTCAGCATTTACAAGCGATTAGCTCTGATTTAGTAAGCCGTGTTCAATCCTTGGTTGCTGAAGTTGATCTCGATCTTGATGCACCACTCTCCGACGAGGATGAATGA
- a CDS encoding type II toxin-antitoxin system YhaV family toxin, whose protein sequence is MSLSVNQPLMINGWNIFAHPLFLNQFEELLTQVENLRQKYPKDYKKKNATKRLAAIAKLAFDVIPQDPTRSDYCQGITLGNEYKHWFRAKFFQQYRLFFRYHQESKIIVFVWVNDENSKRAYDSNTDAYRVFKKMLENGNPSDDWNDLLKEAKGEINRLEQAVKVEI, encoded by the coding sequence ATGAGTTTGTCTGTAAATCAGCCGTTAATGATTAATGGGTGGAACATATTTGCTCATCCTCTTTTCCTTAACCAGTTTGAAGAACTTCTGACACAGGTTGAAAATTTGCGTCAGAAGTATCCTAAAGACTATAAGAAAAAAAACGCCACAAAGCGTCTAGCTGCTATAGCAAAGCTGGCATTTGATGTGATTCCTCAAGATCCAACACGCAGCGATTATTGCCAAGGTATTACGCTTGGAAATGAGTACAAACACTGGTTTAGAGCTAAGTTTTTTCAGCAGTACCGACTATTTTTTCGATATCATCAAGAGAGTAAAATTATTGTTTTCGTCTGGGTCAACGATGAGAACTCTAAGCGAGCCTATGACAGTAACACAGACGCTTATCGAGTTTTTAAGAAAATGCTTGAAAATGGCAACCCTTCAGACGATTGGAATGATTTACTCAAAGAGGCAAAAGGTGAAATTAATCGTTTAGAGCAAGCAGTCAAAGTAGAAATTTAA
- a CDS encoding malic enzyme-like NAD(P)-binding protein, producing the protein MVNLTPNSSFSLTLRLQIPNRVGMLASVTHAIANSGGNLGQIDLIEQTRHISIRDITVDAASTEHAETIVQAVKALPDIKVIDVYDRTFNLHRGGKISVTSKIALNSVSDLAMAYTPGVGRICTAIAQDPEQVYHLTIKQNTVAIVTDGSAVLGLGNLGPAAALPVMEGKAMLFKEFAGLDAFPICLTSQDTDTIVETVKQIAPVFGGVNLEDIAAPRCFEIESRLRQELDIPIFHDDQHGTAIVTLAALINSLKLVDKSMNEIRIVINGAGAAGVAIARLLRKAGAEIILMCDSKGILSLQRADMTEQKREFAVETLGSLADALKEADVFIGVSAPGVVTPEMVRSMAHDPIVFAMANPIPEIQPELVTNDVAVMATGRSDYPNQINNVLAFPGVFRGALDCRAATITTTMYLEAAHAIAELVSPAELHREHIIPSVFDKRVATAVANAVQRAARQEGIARS; encoded by the coding sequence ATGGTAAACCTAACTCCAAATTCGAGCTTTAGTTTAACGCTGCGGTTGCAAATTCCCAATCGTGTGGGTATGTTGGCGAGTGTGACACACGCGATCGCGAACAGTGGTGGTAATCTCGGTCAAATTGATTTAATTGAGCAAACTCGTCATATTTCTATTCGCGATATCACTGTCGATGCGGCGAGTACCGAACACGCCGAAACAATTGTACAAGCGGTGAAAGCCTTGCCTGATATCAAGGTGATAGATGTCTATGACCGCACATTTAACTTACATCGTGGTGGCAAAATTAGCGTTACGAGCAAAATTGCCTTAAACAGCGTTTCCGATCTAGCGATGGCGTATACGCCTGGAGTAGGTCGCATTTGTACCGCGATCGCGCAAGATCCCGAACAAGTTTATCACTTAACAATTAAACAAAATACTGTAGCAATTGTTACAGACGGGAGTGCGGTACTAGGGTTAGGTAATCTTGGTCCAGCGGCAGCTTTACCTGTAATGGAAGGCAAAGCAATGCTATTCAAGGAATTTGCTGGGCTTGATGCGTTTCCTATCTGCCTGACGAGTCAAGATACCGATACGATTGTGGAAACCGTAAAACAAATTGCTCCGGTATTTGGGGGTGTAAATTTAGAAGATATCGCTGCACCGCGTTGCTTTGAAATTGAAAGTAGACTGCGCCAAGAATTAGATATTCCCATATTTCATGATGACCAGCATGGAACAGCCATTGTGACTTTAGCGGCATTGATTAATTCGCTCAAGTTAGTGGATAAATCAATGAACGAAATCCGCATTGTGATTAATGGTGCGGGGGCTGCAGGAGTTGCGATCGCGCGTTTATTGCGTAAAGCTGGGGCAGAAATTATCTTGATGTGTGACTCTAAAGGCATTCTTTCACTACAACGCGCTGATATGACTGAGCAAAAGCGTGAATTTGCCGTAGAAACACTTGGTTCTTTAGCCGATGCACTCAAAGAAGCAGATGTTTTCATCGGTGTCAGCGCCCCAGGTGTCGTAACTCCAGAAATGGTGCGTTCAATGGCACACGATCCGATTGTGTTTGCGATGGCAAATCCAATCCCCGAAATTCAACCGGAATTGGTGACAAATGATGTTGCTGTTATGGCTACGGGACGCAGTGACTACCCAAATCAAATCAATAACGTTTTAGCTTTTCCTGGTGTGTTTCGTGGCGCTTTAGATTGTCGGGCAGCGACCATTACAACCACAATGTACTTAGAGGCGGCACACGCGATCGCTGAACTTGTATCACCAGCGGAACTTCACCGCGAACACATTATTCCTTCGGTGTTTGATAAACGAGTTGCCACAGCAGTAGCTAATGCAGTACAACGCGCCGCCCGTCAAGAAGGTATTGCGCGTAGCTGA
- a CDS encoding RNA-guided endonuclease InsQ/TnpB family protein: protein MVQRAYRYRVTPTPEQETLLRRTLGCVRLVFNKALVARREAWEERQESINYGQTSALLTTWKQQEGLEFLNEVSCVPLQQTLRHLQTAFGNFFAKRAKYPRFKKKRSGGSAEFTRSAFRWKDGQVWLAKCIQPLNIIWSRMLPDGCTPTTITVRLDAAGRWFVSLLVEDSTIQPLPVANKQIGLDAGITSLITTSNGEKVANPKHFERLGHKLRRVQKALSRCQKGSSNREKARGKVAKVQSQITNARKDFLHQLTTQLVRENQTIAVEDLAVRNMVKNRKLARSISDAAWGELVRQLEYKCQWYGRMLVKIDRWFPSSKRCGNCGQVVDKLPLSIREWTCPHCGMHHDRDVNAAQNILAAGLAVVDGNVDEVCGANIRPDRHKYIRQLRRPEGACISKTRKGKKQKLKS from the coding sequence ATGGTTCAACGTGCCTATCGCTACAGGGTTACCCCGACACCGGAGCAAGAAACACTCTTGCGCCGCACATTGGGTTGTGTGCGATTGGTGTTTAATAAAGCGTTGGTAGCACGTAGAGAGGCATGGGAAGAACGACAGGAGAGTATCAACTACGGACAGACTTCAGCACTGCTGACAACTTGGAAGCAGCAAGAGGGCTTGGAATTTCTCAACGAAGTCAGCTGCGTACCGTTGCAACAGACCTTGCGACATCTGCAAACCGCGTTCGGTAACTTCTTTGCAAAACGAGCTAAGTATCCTCGGTTCAAAAAAAAGCGTAGTGGTGGTAGTGCTGAGTTCACTCGTTCGGCATTTAGATGGAAGGACGGGCAAGTATGGTTGGCAAAATGTATCCAACCTCTGAATATAATCTGGAGCCGGATGCTGCCAGATGGGTGTACCCCGACTACGATTACAGTACGGTTGGATGCTGCGGGAAGGTGGTTTGTCTCGTTGCTGGTAGAAGACTCCACAATTCAACCACTGCCAGTAGCTAACAAGCAAATTGGACTCGATGCTGGCATCACCAGTCTGATTACTACCAGTAATGGGGAAAAAGTAGCCAATCCCAAGCATTTTGAACGGTTGGGTCACAAACTTAGGCGAGTTCAAAAGGCGCTTAGTCGCTGTCAAAAAGGATCGAGCAACCGAGAAAAAGCAAGGGGCAAGGTTGCCAAAGTGCAATCTCAAATCACCAATGCCCGCAAAGACTTCTTGCATCAGCTGACAACTCAACTAGTACGTGAAAATCAAACGATAGCAGTTGAGGATTTGGCGGTGCGGAACATGGTTAAGAACCGCAAGCTGGCACGCTCTATTAGTGATGCGGCTTGGGGTGAGTTGGTGCGTCAACTCGAATACAAATGCCAGTGGTACGGTCGAATGCTGGTGAAGATTGACCGTTGGTTCCCCAGTTCTAAACGCTGTGGTAACTGCGGTCAAGTTGTTGATAAGCTGCCGTTGAGTATTCGGGAGTGGACTTGTCCCCACTGCGGGATGCACCATGACCGCGATGTCAACGCAGCACAAAACATACTTGCGGCAGGGCTTGCCGTAGTCGATGGCAACGTCGATGAAGTCTGTGGAGCGAACATAAGACCTGATAGGCATAAGTATATTAGGCAGTTGCGTAGACCCGAAGGGGCGTGCATAAGCAAAACCCGTAAAGGAAAGAAACAGAAACTCAAATCGTGA
- a CDS encoding helix-turn-helix transcriptional regulator, which yields MKNRLKELRQLHQWSQSDLARELGVSRQAVNGFESGKFDPSLDMAFKIASLFDVAIEDVFIYEAEAKHSMQTLVERVKNFFGFDFGFERFTEQAIHAIKFAQNEAVRLQNLQVEPEHLLVGLLADPTTTAARLLRAVGVKVDIETNEHSFESRENLRFSPQSKFVLALALQVVRLQNKKSIGTEHLLWALVRLAETDKTTLTDLFQRYKIDLAALNNQLAEMV from the coding sequence ATGAAAAACCGACTGAAAGAACTTCGACAGCTGCACCAATGGTCACAGTCTGATCTTGCAAGAGAATTAGGAGTTAGTCGTCAGGCGGTAAATGGGTTTGAATCTGGTAAGTTTGACCCTAGCCTGGATATGGCTTTCAAAATTGCTAGCCTGTTCGATGTCGCAATTGAAGACGTTTTCATTTATGAGGCAGAGGCAAAGCACTCTATGCAAACACTAGTTGAGCGAGTCAAAAATTTCTTTGGTTTCGATTTTGGTTTCGAGCGGTTCACGGAACAGGCAATCCATGCAATCAAGTTTGCTCAAAATGAGGCAGTACGGTTGCAGAACTTGCAAGTCGAACCAGAACATCTGCTAGTTGGCTTGTTAGCTGATCCGACTACAACTGCTGCTCGTTTACTTCGAGCCGTTGGTGTGAAGGTAGACATCGAAACCAATGAACATTCTTTCGAATCCCGTGAGAATCTAAGATTCAGTCCACAGAGTAAGTTCGTACTAGCGCTTGCCTTGCAAGTTGTTCGGCTTCAAAATAAAAAGTCAATTGGGACTGAACACTTATTGTGGGCTTTAGTTCGACTGGCTGAAACAGATAAGACTACTCTAACTGACCTGTTTCAACGTTACAAAATCGATCTCGCAGCCCTGAACAATCAACTAGCAGAAATGGTCTAA
- a CDS encoding HIT family protein translates to MKQQNKFSHLTAIERIYLSFPAKFLLNNNLLKGKILDFGCGFGNDVKLLQQKGFDITGYDPYYFPHYPQEKFDTILCFYVLNVLFPEEQANILMEVSHLLKPGGKAYYAVRRDLKKEGFREHYVHKQQTYQCIVKLPFKSVNLDDYCEVYEYSHYNHIRKTASGCLFCNPYQKLSLLTESATAYAIFDGYPANKGHALVIPKRHVGNYFQLPFKEQAACWLMVNKVQEILSKEFAPDGFNVGININRDAGQNMMHTSIHIIPRYKGDTVSSKGGMRYVIPSKR, encoded by the coding sequence ATGAAGCAACAAAACAAATTCAGCCATCTCACAGCCATAGAAAGAATATATCTATCCTTTCCTGCCAAGTTTCTCTTAAACAATAATCTACTTAAGGGCAAAATCTTAGATTTTGGTTGTGGCTTTGGTAATGATGTCAAGCTATTGCAGCAAAAAGGTTTTGACATTACAGGATATGACCCTTATTACTTCCCTCATTACCCTCAAGAAAAATTTGATACCATACTTTGCTTTTATGTCTTAAATGTTTTGTTTCCTGAAGAACAAGCAAATATTCTTATGGAAGTTTCTCATTTATTAAAACCAGGAGGCAAAGCTTATTATGCTGTGAGAAGAGATCTAAAAAAGGAAGGATTTCGAGAACATTATGTTCATAAACAGCAAACATATCAATGTATTGTTAAACTTCCTTTCAAGTCAGTTAATCTAGATGATTATTGTGAAGTATATGAATATTCGCATTATAATCACATAAGAAAAACAGCTAGCGGTTGCCTATTTTGTAACCCATATCAAAAGCTAAGTTTGCTTACTGAATCTGCAACAGCCTATGCTATATTCGACGGCTATCCTGCTAATAAAGGTCATGCTTTAGTTATTCCAAAACGGCATGTTGGCAACTATTTTCAGCTCCCATTTAAAGAACAAGCAGCTTGCTGGCTGATGGTGAATAAAGTCCAAGAAATCCTCAGTAAAGAATTTGCTCCGGACGGTTTTAATGTAGGCATAAATATCAATCGAGATGCAGGGCAAAATATGATGCATACCAGTATTCATATCATTCCTCGTTACAAAGGTGATACGGTCAGTAGCAAAGGTGGAATGCGGTACGTTATTCCGAGTAAGCGGTAA